In Babesia bovis T2Bo chromosome 3, whole genome shotgun sequence, the genomic window CGGAATTTGTCACCTTCTGGGTCGTTACCCAAATCAATAGATTCAGAATCGCTTTCAAGGGGGCATTGACCTTCGTTAAGGAATAGGGACAATTCTGTAGTGGACGAGTCTAATTTAGAAAGCTGGTCCTTGGTGACAAAATTCGAATCCAATTCAGTAACGACAGTTACATTCTTGGTTTCATTCTGCACATTGTTCTCGATTAACAAAATCTTGCCTTGGCATAACAAACGAGCAAGTGCAGATAGACGATGCAATGTATTGAAATTCTTGTCTAAAATAGGATCGAAAGCCCTTGCGCCAAATTTAGTTTTCACAATGTCAAACAATGCTGCTGGATTAGTAGATTGTTTGATTTCTGCGTCAGAAAACCAAATGATTGTTCCAATCTTGGCACAAAAGGACAATGCATCATTCACGGCATTTTCTACGCACACATTAGTTAGGTtggatatcaacaaaaCTTACTTATTGACATTGACACCTCGAAAACTACCTCGTCtgtgtatgtttatataaacaacaaGACAGACTTACCGAATTTCTCATCGACACGATCAGCAGTGTCTACTGCCTTCAATGATTCACGAGCTGTAAGATtgccattggcaatagAACCGCTAAGTGCTACAACGGCACCTAACGTTGCAACAGTTAATTTCatgttattttattaagGTGTGTAGCAGATGTGCGACATTACAGTTTAATGCCATTAACAAGTACACCAGAATACCATACACCCTAGATCAACATATTATCATCTTGTTATTGCATATATGTTAACTCCAATGTGTCGATATTCAACGCGAATCCTATAAGGGTCAACCTGGAGAATGTACCTCCCCATAGGCTATTTATACATTATTGTTACCAACTTTTAACGGTTTTAATGATATCTATGGAATattaaacaatatatacgCGCTACGTAGTATAATGTTCACCATCGTAACTGTTACACACTAGGGATTGTATTACCGGTGTGTATATGCAAGTAATAGAAGCTCATACTTGTTTATCACAAATTGATTACCATTGTTCTCAGTAAATTTATCAACCGTACGACTTATTACTTATTTTGTTCATAAGTCAACCGATACACAACCTGAAAACGTCGTTGAGCACAAAGTAACTGTTGCCGTTAGGAAATAGCTGGACTGCATGAGCGAACTTCATTGGTGGACTATTGTCTAGAGAGACATCACCAATGGTAAACGCAATCACACCGTTGTTAGGTGAAGGTTGGCAATCGCATGTTAAAATAGAATACTTGGAATGAGGGTTAGAGAGAAGCTTCTCCATGATCTGCTGCTGACCGGAAAAAGTGCCGTTTTCAAAAGTCATCATGCTCTGTTCATTGTAGAAGTTTGCCAAACTCTTCCtataaaaatattaaaCTCCCTGCGCTATTACTTACCTGTCAGTTTCCATCAGACGGTAGTACATTTGAACAAACTCCAGACCGATCTGATTATACTGAGGATTCAATCCAACCGTCATTTTGAACGTGAAAATTATTTAAAATGTAATTAAAATGTAGCTGTATCACGTACAGAGTGTATGATAAAATAATATGTGTTATAGGAGCCTTATTAACTCAATAGTAAACCCACGAAGATGGGGAGGCCATGGATATTATAAACCCCAATATGGTTAATACATTCGATCTATACCACCCAAAATTGTATGTTACGTACACGTAATACTACAATATACTTATTATCACATTATTTTGTATCTCACATTTTACACCctgtgaatatatacatcaatTTAATACACATCGCAATCACTGaataatatacattgaAATACGAATTAAATGCTAATTATGCACCTTTCTAACTTCCGTAATGCTTCCGCAACTCCTTTATTTGAGGAATCCACTATTTACACCTTGTAATTTTACTATTACACACATATGAATAGAATCACAAATATTTTTATGATCTAATCAATAAAAGATAATACACAATAGAATTTTAGTTATCAATGCCCTAATGTTATGTTCTCATGACTTGAGGTTGATATTATACAGAATCGTTATGACACACATCACATGTCTATCCAAGGAAATTTCTTAGTCAGGCAACTTCCTCATATATCAGAGACAACACATTATTTTTCTTACTGTTACTATATTTTTGCGTATACCTGCCATTATCATCTAACACATTCATAACTAGGCCCTTGTTAACAATGAAGTCTGTCACAAACTTCTTCACTATTGCGGCCACTT contains:
- a CDS encoding Nuclear transport factor 2 family protein translates to MTVGLNPQYNQIGLEFVQMYYRLMETDRKSLANFYNEQSMMTFENGTFSGQQQIMEKLLSNPHSKYSILTCDCQPSPNNGVIAFTIGDVSLDNSPPMKFAHAVQLFPNGNSYFVLNDVFRLCIG